One window of Terriglobia bacterium genomic DNA carries:
- a CDS encoding cold shock domain-containing protein, with protein sequence MAKETGKVKWFNNSKGYGFIERESGSDVFVHHTAILAEGYRTLAEGELVRFEVTEGPKGLQADKVERLGAQTPPPQQ encoded by the coding sequence ATGGCAAAAGAAACTGGTAAGGTGAAGTGGTTCAATAACAGCAAGGGGTACGGATTCATCGAGCGTGAGTCGGGTAGCGATGTCTTTGTGCATCACACGGCGATCCTCGCTGAAGGCTACCGCACCCTGGCTGAAGGCGAACTGGTGAGGTTTGAAGTAACCGAGGGCCCGAAAGGTCTCCAGGCCGATAAGGTCGAAAGACTGGGCGCTCAGACTCCACCTCCTCAACAGTAA